Proteins encoded within one genomic window of Amycolatopsis sp. 2-15:
- a CDS encoding alpha/beta fold hydrolase: MVPGTEQLTITVGTHRHSALAAGPASGELVLLLHGWAEFADSWTTELAALGAAGYRAVAVDQRGYASGARPLDVDQYSVRHLITDVIAFAAALGSDRFHLVAHDWGGMVGWAFASAHPDQLRSLTILTTPHPAALHRAATDDTRQFRDLGYVRFFRHLDGRAEASLLADDAAELRAAYGDRVPAELIERNITRLTEPGALTATLNWYRGPAASEFDIPAGRISVPTLYLWGSEDPYLGRTAAELTRSYVDGEYEFEVVEGASHWLPEEAGEFIMPRILDHLKRH, encoded by the coding sequence ATGGTCCCGGGCACCGAGCAGCTGACGATCACCGTCGGCACCCACCGGCACAGCGCGCTCGCCGCCGGCCCCGCGTCGGGGGAGCTCGTCCTGTTGCTGCACGGCTGGGCCGAGTTCGCCGATTCGTGGACCACGGAACTCGCGGCGCTGGGCGCGGCCGGCTACCGCGCCGTCGCGGTCGACCAGCGCGGCTACGCCTCGGGCGCGCGGCCGCTGGACGTCGACCAGTACTCGGTGCGTCACCTCATCACCGACGTGATCGCCTTCGCCGCGGCGCTGGGGTCCGACCGCTTCCACCTCGTCGCGCACGACTGGGGCGGCATGGTCGGCTGGGCGTTCGCCAGCGCGCACCCCGACCAGCTGCGCTCGCTGACGATCCTCACCACCCCGCACCCCGCCGCCCTGCACCGCGCCGCCACCGACGACACGCGCCAGTTCCGCGACCTGGGCTACGTCCGCTTCTTCCGCCACCTCGACGGCCGCGCCGAGGCCTCCCTCCTCGCCGACGACGCCGCCGAACTGCGCGCCGCCTACGGCGACCGCGTGCCCGCCGAGCTGATCGAACGCAACATCACGCGCCTGACCGAGCCGGGTGCTTTGACGGCCACGCTCAACTGGTACCGCGGTCCGGCCGCCAGCGAGTTCGACATCCCCGCCGGGCGCATCTCCGTGCCGACGCTGTACCTGTGGGGCAGTGAGGACCCGTACCTGGGCCGGACGGCGGCCGAGCTGACCCGCTCGTACGTCGACGGGGAGTACGAGTTCGAGGTCGTGGAAGGCGCCAGCCACTGGCTGCCGGAAGAGGCCGGGGAATTCATCATGCCCCGGATCCTGGACCACCTGAAGCGGCACTAG
- a CDS encoding amidase: MLGGAGAAVAGGTLSLTLGAAPASAAPSGGPALPAVNQIPHRGRLVDYEITELAALLRAGRTSSVEITQAYLGRISKLNGPFEVYGDNGAYNAFVRVDTAGALTAARAADQRISNWRRHGGDLSPLCGIPMGIKDSVGIKGLNAQDGSPAFTGNKALQDATVVARLRAAGVVLLGNTICSAFSGSITGTFAGNAWSPSHVPGGSSQGSGVAPVARLAAACIGEETGGSIIMPSAANGASGIKPSLGTVSIAGLMPLSPGYDVLGPISRSARDSALVLSTILGPDAVNDPQTLSAPLPFPVIPSSPRPGRTPLRGLTIGVPQTDWMNVDGTIKTGVSPQDTYGAEHLKAFNRLVGQLKSLGAQVKEFPGLDMTDPAQNPYFASADVLATMDGSPVSPSAAVVNANRYEVRFVAAVADFCASGIPTADAVATLTGQYGRRAPGETAASFASADRFNGGIPASVRYEGEQRRRRLIANYTRALEDAGVDFMLVLALGDVVGQRAGGGPGFPVYRAYYQVPNALGWPMVSFPVGYTAGLPISAQFWGPRFAEPALVQSMVDYQAHFPEYHTAAPPDPVFGTATPKTAPRALAPASEDPTNDPILGEEAIRRALS; encoded by the coding sequence GTGCTCGGCGGCGCCGGTGCGGCGGTCGCCGGTGGCACCCTTTCCCTCACACTGGGTGCGGCGCCGGCGAGTGCGGCGCCGTCCGGCGGCCCGGCGCTGCCGGCGGTGAACCAGATCCCCCACCGCGGCCGGCTCGTGGACTACGAGATCACCGAGCTCGCCGCGCTCCTGCGCGCGGGCCGCACGTCCAGCGTGGAGATCACCCAGGCCTACCTCGGCCGGATCTCGAAGCTCAACGGTCCCTTCGAGGTCTACGGCGACAATGGCGCGTACAACGCGTTCGTGCGCGTCGACACCGCCGGCGCACTCACTGCCGCGCGAGCCGCCGACCAGCGGATCTCCAACTGGCGCCGGCACGGCGGCGACCTGTCGCCGTTGTGCGGCATCCCCATGGGCATCAAGGACTCCGTGGGCATCAAAGGCCTGAACGCGCAGGACGGCAGCCCGGCGTTCACGGGCAACAAGGCGCTGCAGGACGCCACAGTCGTCGCCCGGCTGCGCGCGGCCGGCGTGGTGCTGCTGGGCAACACCATCTGCTCGGCTTTCTCCGGATCGATCACCGGCACGTTCGCGGGCAACGCCTGGAGCCCGTCGCACGTGCCGGGTGGATCGAGCCAGGGCTCGGGGGTCGCGCCCGTCGCGCGGCTGGCCGCGGCGTGCATCGGCGAGGAGACGGGCGGCAGCATCATCATGCCGTCGGCCGCGAACGGCGCCAGCGGGATCAAGCCGTCGCTGGGCACGGTGTCGATCGCGGGGCTCATGCCGCTCTCGCCGGGTTACGACGTGCTCGGCCCGATCTCCCGCAGCGCACGGGACTCGGCGCTGGTCCTGAGCACGATCCTCGGTCCGGACGCGGTGAACGACCCGCAGACGCTCTCGGCGCCCCTGCCGTTCCCGGTGATCCCGTCGTCGCCCCGGCCCGGGCGGACACCGTTGCGGGGCCTGACGATCGGCGTCCCCCAGACGGACTGGATGAACGTGGACGGCACCATCAAGACCGGGGTCAGCCCGCAGGACACCTACGGCGCCGAGCACCTGAAGGCGTTCAACCGGCTGGTGGGCCAGCTGAAGAGCCTGGGCGCGCAGGTGAAGGAGTTCCCAGGTCTGGACATGACCGACCCCGCGCAGAACCCGTACTTCGCGTCGGCGGACGTGCTGGCGACGATGGACGGCTCGCCCGTGTCGCCGTCGGCCGCGGTGGTGAACGCCAACCGCTACGAGGTCCGGTTCGTCGCGGCGGTGGCGGACTTCTGCGCGAGCGGCATTCCGACGGCCGACGCCGTCGCGACCCTCACCGGCCAGTACGGCCGGCGTGCGCCCGGCGAGACGGCGGCGAGCTTCGCCAGCGCCGACCGCTTCAACGGCGGCATCCCCGCCTCCGTCCGCTACGAAGGCGAACAGCGGCGGCGCCGGCTCATCGCCAACTACACCCGGGCGCTGGAGGACGCCGGCGTCGACTTCATGCTCGTGCTGGCCCTGGGCGACGTGGTCGGCCAACGGGCCGGCGGTGGCCCCGGCTTCCCGGTGTACCGGGCGTACTACCAGGTACCGAACGCGCTGGGCTGGCCCATGGTGAGCTTCCCCGTCGGTTACACCGCCGGCCTGCCGATCTCGGCCCAGTTCTGGGGACCGCGCTTCGCGGAGCCCGCCCTCGTCCAGTCCATGGTCGACTACCAGGCCCACTTCCCCGAGTACCACACCGCGGCCCCACCGGACCCGGTCTTCGGGACCGCCACCCCGAAGACGGCGCCGCGCGCCCTCGCCCCGGCCTCCGAGGACCCGACCAACGACCCGATCCTGGGCGAGGAAGCGATCCGGAGGGCTCTCTCGTGA
- a CDS encoding GrpB family protein gives MTEPPAWAHEKPHVAAADPAWAVRGAELCARLAVVLEQWLVDRVEHVGSTAVPGLAAKPVVDVMASVTDVDVVVASAGSALAADGWAYVPPSLDVASPWRRFFVLPDANGEHRVAHLHVLPAGHPRWQAQLTFRDALRADPAVSAEYAALKRRLTTETTDREAYTAGKTDFVTQVLARHGVVLPVE, from the coding sequence ATGACCGAACCCCCGGCCTGGGCTCACGAGAAACCGCACGTTGCCGCTGCCGACCCTGCGTGGGCGGTGCGCGGTGCTGAATTGTGCGCGCGGTTGGCCGTAGTGCTGGAGCAGTGGCTGGTCGACAGGGTGGAGCACGTCGGATCCACGGCGGTGCCCGGTTTGGCGGCGAAACCGGTCGTGGATGTGATGGCTTCGGTAACCGACGTCGACGTGGTGGTGGCCTCCGCCGGTTCGGCTCTCGCGGCGGACGGCTGGGCCTATGTGCCGCCGTCGCTCGATGTCGCCTCGCCGTGGCGGCGCTTCTTCGTGCTCCCCGACGCGAATGGCGAGCACCGGGTGGCCCACCTCCACGTGCTCCCAGCCGGCCACCCGCGCTGGCAAGCTCAGCTCACCTTCCGCGACGCCCTGCGCGCGGACCCGGCTGTGAGCGCGGAGTACGCCGCACTGAAACGCCGCCTCACCACGGAAACCACGGACCGCGAGGCCTACACGGCAGGCAAAACGGACTTCGTCACCCAAGTCCTGGCGCGCCACGGGGTGGTGCTGCCGGTGGAATGA
- a CDS encoding TetR/AcrR family transcriptional regulator — MTRAGTRKAVVSDESPAVPRRLLQHATKLFAKKGFDRTSVQEIVEAAGVTKGAMYHYFGSKDDLLYEIYARVLREQTSQLERVASSAAPVRERLAAAASDVVVSSIDNLDDNTIFLQSMHQLSADKRKAVRAERRKYHERFRGLIEEGQASGEFRTDKPADLVVDFFFGSVHHLGTWYRRGGSLSAREVGDQFADLLLSMLRR, encoded by the coding sequence ATGACCCGGGCCGGCACTCGCAAGGCCGTCGTCTCCGACGAGTCGCCCGCGGTGCCTCGCCGCCTGCTTCAGCACGCGACGAAGCTCTTCGCAAAGAAGGGTTTCGACCGCACCTCGGTGCAGGAGATCGTCGAGGCCGCCGGCGTCACCAAGGGCGCGATGTACCACTACTTCGGCTCCAAGGACGACCTGCTCTACGAGATCTACGCCCGCGTGCTGCGCGAGCAGACCTCCCAGCTCGAACGCGTCGCCTCCAGCGCCGCACCCGTGCGCGAACGCCTGGCCGCCGCCGCGTCCGACGTGGTCGTCAGCAGCATCGACAACCTCGACGACAACACCATCTTCCTGCAGTCCATGCACCAGCTCAGCGCCGACAAACGCAAGGCCGTGCGCGCCGAACGCCGCAAGTACCACGAACGGTTCCGCGGCCTGATCGAAGAAGGCCAGGCTTCCGGCGAGTTCCGCACGGACAAGCCCGCGGACCTGGTCGTGGACTTCTTCTTCGGCTCGGTCCACCACCTGGGCACGTGGTACCGCCGCGGCGGATCGCTGTCGGCGCGCGAGGTGGGGGACCAGTTCGCAGATTTGCTTCTCTCGATGTTGCGCCGGTAA
- a CDS encoding phosphotriesterase family protein: protein MVETVRGAVEPAALGKVLMHEHIFVLSPEFVANYPEHDGFDESMHVPEAIAKLQALKDAGIDTIVDPTVIGLGRYVPRVQKVAAEVGLQIVVATGLYTYNDVPHYLSLRGPGTMLGGDDPLVAMFVGDITEGIAGTDVKAGILKCATDEPGLTPGVERVLRAVAKAHRATGVPIMTHTHAGTRRGLEQQDVFESEGVDLSRVLIGHSGDSADLGYLTALADRGSLLGMDRFGVDVYLPFEQRVATVAAMCERGYARSMVLSHDASCYFDWLEAPVREAVLPNWHYLHITNDVLPALRERGVSEADLTTMLVDNPRRLLDHGDGY, encoded by the coding sequence GTGGTCGAGACGGTCCGCGGTGCGGTGGAGCCGGCGGCGCTGGGCAAGGTGCTCATGCACGAGCACATTTTCGTGCTCAGCCCCGAGTTCGTGGCCAACTACCCGGAGCACGACGGGTTCGACGAGTCGATGCACGTGCCGGAGGCGATCGCGAAGCTGCAGGCGCTCAAGGACGCCGGGATCGACACGATCGTGGACCCGACCGTCATCGGACTCGGGCGCTACGTGCCGCGGGTGCAGAAGGTCGCCGCCGAGGTGGGCCTGCAGATCGTGGTGGCGACAGGGCTGTACACCTACAACGACGTGCCCCACTACCTCTCGCTGCGCGGACCCGGCACGATGCTCGGCGGTGACGACCCGCTGGTCGCGATGTTCGTCGGCGACATCACCGAGGGCATCGCCGGCACGGACGTGAAAGCCGGGATCCTCAAGTGCGCCACCGACGAGCCCGGCCTGACACCCGGCGTCGAGCGGGTGCTGCGCGCGGTCGCGAAGGCACACCGGGCCACGGGCGTGCCGATCATGACCCACACCCACGCTGGCACGCGGCGCGGGCTGGAGCAGCAGGACGTGTTCGAGTCCGAGGGCGTGGACCTGAGCCGCGTGCTGATCGGGCACAGCGGCGACTCGGCCGACCTCGGCTACCTCACGGCCCTGGCCGACCGCGGTTCGCTGCTCGGCATGGACCGCTTCGGCGTGGACGTCTACCTGCCGTTCGAACAGCGCGTGGCGACGGTCGCGGCGATGTGCGAGCGCGGGTACGCCCGCAGCATGGTGCTCTCGCACGACGCTTCGTGCTACTTCGACTGGCTCGAGGCCCCGGTGCGCGAGGCCGTGCTGCCCAACTGGCACTACCTCCACATCACCAACGACGTGCTCCCCGCGCTGCGCGAACGCGGCGTCAGCGAAGCTGACCTCACCACGATGCTCGTCGACAACCCGCGCCGCCTGCTCGACCACGGGGACGGGTACTGA
- a CDS encoding AMP-binding protein, with the protein MSWYDAKPWLASYDEQRAAASEFTPTTPLVTFRRTVGQAPETTALAYFDGRISYRELDELSDAFARHLTASGFGRGDRLALVLQNIPQFVIALLGAWKAGGIVVPVNPMYRAGELSHVLSDAGVKALVCSQTAWHDYVGALVPDSSVTIAVTTSELDLQTRDDERVLGKVRREATPGAADLLEVLRSTPGDPPTDLGLGLDDIALISYTSGTSGKPKGATNTHGNLGTNAVILAGAGRVEPGATVFALAPLFHITGMVCEVAYAIEIAGTLALAYRFEAGVVLGALLEHKPAYMVGPSTAYMALMAHPDVTPEHFASFDALYSGGAALPPAVVNAFRDRFGQYIHNGYGLTETTAGCVVVPSGVEAPVDPASGTLSIGLPVPGVIVRILADDGTELPFGEAGEIAVEGPMVVPGYWNRPEATAEALPGGRLLTGDVGFMDERGWVYVVDRKKDMINASGFKVWPREVEDVLYTHPGVREAAVVGVPDEYRGETVKAYVSGAPGAAPDPDELVAYCRERLAAYKYPRSVEVLAELPKTTSGKILRRELRARG; encoded by the coding sequence ATGAGCTGGTACGACGCGAAGCCCTGGCTGGCGAGCTACGACGAGCAGCGCGCCGCCGCGAGCGAGTTCACGCCGACCACGCCGTTGGTCACCTTCCGCCGCACGGTCGGGCAGGCGCCGGAGACCACGGCGCTGGCGTACTTCGACGGGCGGATCTCCTACCGCGAGCTGGACGAGCTCTCCGACGCCTTCGCCCGCCACCTCACGGCCTCCGGGTTCGGCCGCGGCGACCGGCTCGCCCTGGTGCTGCAGAACATTCCTCAGTTCGTGATCGCCCTGCTCGGCGCGTGGAAAGCCGGCGGGATCGTGGTGCCGGTCAACCCGATGTACCGCGCGGGCGAGCTGAGCCACGTGCTCTCCGACGCAGGCGTGAAGGCGCTCGTCTGCTCGCAAACCGCGTGGCACGACTACGTCGGCGCCCTCGTGCCGGACAGCTCGGTGACGATCGCCGTGACCACGAGCGAGCTCGACCTGCAGACCCGCGACGACGAGCGCGTGCTCGGCAAGGTGCGCCGCGAGGCGACGCCCGGCGCGGCCGACCTGCTCGAGGTCCTGCGCTCGACTCCCGGTGACCCGCCGACTGACCTCGGGCTCGGCCTCGACGACATCGCGCTGATCAGCTACACGTCGGGCACGAGCGGGAAACCCAAGGGCGCCACCAACACCCACGGCAACCTCGGCACGAACGCCGTGATCCTCGCCGGCGCCGGCCGTGTCGAGCCGGGCGCGACGGTGTTCGCGCTCGCGCCGCTGTTCCACATCACCGGGATGGTGTGCGAGGTCGCCTACGCCATCGAGATCGCCGGCACCCTGGCGCTCGCGTACCGCTTCGAAGCCGGCGTGGTGCTCGGTGCGCTGCTGGAGCACAAGCCCGCGTACATGGTCGGCCCGTCGACGGCGTACATGGCGCTGATGGCGCACCCGGACGTCACCCCGGAGCACTTCGCCTCGTTCGACGCGCTGTACTCCGGCGGCGCGGCGCTGCCGCCGGCGGTGGTCAACGCGTTCCGCGACCGGTTCGGCCAGTACATTCACAACGGCTACGGCCTCACCGAGACCACGGCCGGCTGCGTCGTGGTGCCGAGCGGGGTCGAGGCGCCGGTGGACCCGGCGTCGGGCACGTTGTCGATCGGGCTGCCGGTGCCGGGCGTGATCGTGCGGATCCTCGCCGACGACGGCACGGAGCTGCCGTTCGGCGAGGCGGGCGAGATCGCCGTCGAGGGGCCCATGGTCGTGCCCGGTTACTGGAACCGGCCCGAGGCCACGGCCGAGGCGCTTCCGGGCGGGCGGCTGCTGACCGGCGACGTCGGGTTCATGGACGAGCGCGGCTGGGTCTACGTCGTGGACCGCAAGAAGGACATGATCAACGCCTCCGGGTTCAAGGTGTGGCCGCGCGAGGTCGAGGACGTGCTGTACACGCACCCCGGCGTCCGCGAGGCGGCGGTGGTGGGCGTGCCGGACGAGTACCGCGGCGAGACGGTGAAGGCGTACGTGAGCGGGGCGCCGGGCGCTGCGCCCGATCCGGACGAGCTGGTGGCCTACTGCCGGGAGCGGCTGGCCGCCTACAAGTACCCCCGATCGGTCGAGGTGCTCGCCGAGCTGCCGAAGACCACGAGCGGGAAGATCCTGAGGCGCGAGCTGCGTGCCCGAGGCTAG
- a CDS encoding SDR family oxidoreductase yields the protein MSAGVVITGGGGGIGRALARRFAADGARVVVADLNGEAAAEVAIEVGGTSFAGDVASEDGVAKLLAAARETLGEIDVFCANAGVAPFGDEQATEDDWARTWDVNVMAHVRAAKQLLPAWLERGKGHFIATASAAGLLTTLGSAPYSVTKHGALAFAEWLSATYRHRGITVQAICPQGVRTAMLESSGPRGQLLMGASAIDPDQVADALFTAIDEGRFLVLPHPEVAEYYALRATQTDRWLGGMNKLQRKIEALPED from the coding sequence GTGAGCGCCGGGGTTGTCATCACGGGTGGCGGCGGCGGAATCGGCCGGGCGCTGGCCCGGCGCTTCGCGGCCGACGGTGCGCGCGTGGTCGTGGCCGACCTCAACGGCGAAGCCGCCGCGGAGGTGGCCATCGAGGTCGGTGGCACCTCGTTCGCCGGCGACGTCGCGAGCGAAGACGGCGTCGCGAAGCTCCTCGCGGCCGCCCGCGAGACGCTGGGCGAGATCGACGTCTTCTGCGCCAACGCGGGCGTCGCCCCCTTCGGCGACGAACAGGCCACCGAAGACGACTGGGCCCGCACCTGGGACGTCAACGTGATGGCCCACGTCCGCGCCGCCAAACAGCTGCTGCCCGCGTGGCTCGAACGAGGCAAGGGCCACTTCATCGCCACCGCGTCGGCCGCTGGCCTGCTCACCACGCTGGGCTCGGCGCCGTACTCCGTGACGAAGCACGGCGCGCTGGCCTTCGCCGAGTGGCTTTCGGCGACCTACCGCCACCGCGGCATCACGGTGCAGGCCATCTGCCCGCAAGGCGTGCGCACCGCGATGCTGGAGAGCAGCGGCCCGCGCGGCCAGCTGCTGATGGGCGCGTCGGCGATCGACCCCGACCAGGTCGCCGACGCGCTGTTCACCGCCATCGACGAGGGCCGGTTCCTCGTGCTGCCGCACCCGGAGGTCGCGGAGTACTACGCGCTGCGCGCGACGCAGACCGACCGCTGGCTCGGCGGGATGAACAAGCTGCAGCGCAAGATCGAGGCCCTGCCCGAGGACTGA
- a CDS encoding SDR family oxidoreductase gives MNSFKDRVAIVTGASRGIGLGIAKALVERGAKVCITARKPEPLAEAVAELGGEDFAIAVPGKADDTGHQDEAVAKTIERFGRLDMLVNNTGINPVYGSTLDIDPAAAAKIFAVNVLAPIAWTRRARDAWMGEHGGSVVNVASIAGLRASPGIGMYGVSKAALIRLTQELGAELGPKIRVNAVAPAVVKTKFATALYEGKEEEVAAAYPMKRLGVPEDIAGAVAFLLSDEAGWMTGQTVVLDGGVTLGGGL, from the coding sequence GTGAACTCGTTCAAGGACCGCGTGGCGATCGTGACCGGCGCCAGCCGCGGGATCGGCCTCGGCATCGCGAAGGCCCTGGTCGAGCGGGGCGCGAAGGTGTGCATCACCGCGCGGAAGCCCGAGCCGCTGGCCGAGGCCGTCGCCGAGCTCGGGGGCGAGGACTTCGCGATCGCCGTGCCCGGCAAGGCCGACGACACGGGGCACCAGGACGAGGCGGTCGCCAAGACGATCGAGCGGTTCGGCCGGCTCGACATGCTCGTGAACAACACCGGCATCAACCCGGTCTACGGGTCCACGCTCGACATCGACCCGGCGGCCGCGGCGAAGATCTTCGCGGTGAACGTGCTGGCGCCGATCGCCTGGACCCGGCGCGCCCGCGACGCGTGGATGGGCGAGCACGGCGGCTCGGTCGTCAACGTCGCCTCGATCGCCGGCCTGCGCGCGTCGCCCGGCATCGGCATGTACGGCGTGAGCAAGGCGGCGCTGATCCGCCTCACGCAGGAGCTCGGCGCCGAGCTCGGGCCGAAGATCCGCGTGAACGCCGTGGCCCCGGCCGTGGTCAAGACCAAGTTCGCAACCGCCCTGTACGAGGGCAAGGAAGAGGAAGTCGCCGCGGCCTACCCGATGAAGCGCCTCGGCGTGCCCGAGGACATCGCGGGCGCGGTGGCGTTCCTGCTCTCCGACGAGGCGGGCTGGATGACCGGCCAGACCGTGGTCCTCGACGGCGGCGTGACCCTGGGCGGTGGCCTGTGA
- a CDS encoding aconitase X swivel domain-containing protein: MTAAGVLLHGRGIVPGRVVGEALVSRETISGWGGIDPATGTIIERRHELFGVCFTGKVLVFPGAKGSSGWSGFFQSTRLLGTAPLAMVFTRLTTKAALGAIVTRVPAITDFDDDPVARITTGDLVEVDADHGLVRVLRR; the protein is encoded by the coding sequence ATGACGGCGGCCGGGGTGCTGCTCCACGGCCGGGGAATCGTGCCCGGCCGGGTTGTCGGCGAGGCGCTGGTCTCCCGCGAAACGATCTCGGGCTGGGGCGGGATCGACCCGGCGACGGGCACGATCATCGAACGGCGCCACGAGCTGTTCGGTGTCTGCTTCACCGGGAAAGTCCTGGTGTTCCCCGGCGCCAAGGGATCCTCGGGGTGGTCGGGCTTCTTCCAGTCCACGCGGTTGCTCGGCACCGCGCCGCTCGCGATGGTCTTCACCCGCCTGACCACGAAGGCCGCGCTCGGCGCGATCGTGACCCGGGTCCCGGCGATCACCGACTTCGACGACGACCCGGTCGCGCGCATCACCACCGGAGACCTCGTGGAGGTCGATGCCGACCACGGGCTGGTGCGCGTGCTCCGGCGTTGA
- a CDS encoding aconitase X catalytic domain-containing protein, translating into MVGLTDEEKRMRDGAEGDAVAAAMDLLIRYADALGAERLCETRNVAGTTTQPSPAKEKLVAEGGWAKAFSVISLDCDDDLEIPPMRVPTCQLQHGFGEDARGIMPYPGHKIDLQAEAESFASSRGVNVLATCTPYQVGNLPTYGEHVAWMESSAVVYANSVLGARTNCEGGASTGAASLTGRIPCWGNHHRENRYGTHLIETTLAPDGFQDWGMLGYFAGDVVQEERPVVIGELGSPDLADLKHFGAAAASSGGVEMYHLPGRTPDAPTLEAAFGGRAIPEPIRYGEAERRAVYESLNSIGDSEDVDFVLLGCPHASLEQVGRVARALEGRTLSSGCELWLMTPRALRTVADRNGWTETIRRAGGRVLTDSCPAMSRVAPEGTRVFATDSAKQAHYLPAILGIEAWFGTLEDCVDAAVTGRWRGSLGKAAR; encoded by the coding sequence ATGGTGGGACTCACCGACGAAGAGAAGCGCATGCGCGACGGTGCGGAAGGCGACGCGGTCGCGGCCGCGATGGATCTGCTGATCCGCTACGCCGACGCGCTCGGCGCCGAGCGGCTGTGCGAAACCCGCAACGTCGCGGGCACGACCACCCAGCCTTCGCCGGCCAAGGAAAAGCTGGTCGCCGAGGGCGGCTGGGCGAAGGCGTTCTCGGTGATCAGCCTCGACTGCGACGACGACCTCGAGATCCCGCCGATGCGGGTCCCGACCTGCCAGCTGCAGCACGGGTTCGGCGAAGACGCGCGCGGCATCATGCCCTACCCCGGGCACAAGATCGACCTGCAGGCCGAGGCCGAGTCGTTCGCCAGCAGCCGCGGCGTCAACGTGCTCGCCACCTGCACGCCCTACCAGGTCGGCAACCTCCCGACCTACGGCGAGCACGTCGCCTGGATGGAGTCGTCGGCGGTCGTCTACGCCAACTCCGTCCTGGGCGCGCGGACCAACTGCGAGGGTGGTGCGTCGACGGGCGCCGCGAGTCTGACCGGCCGGATCCCGTGCTGGGGCAACCACCACCGGGAAAACCGCTACGGCACGCACCTCATCGAGACGACGCTGGCGCCGGACGGCTTCCAGGACTGGGGGATGCTCGGCTACTTCGCGGGCGACGTCGTCCAGGAGGAGCGGCCGGTCGTGATCGGTGAGCTCGGCAGCCCGGATCTGGCCGACCTCAAGCACTTCGGTGCCGCCGCCGCGTCCTCCGGCGGCGTGGAGATGTACCACCTGCCGGGCCGTACGCCGGACGCGCCGACTCTCGAAGCCGCCTTCGGTGGCCGCGCGATCCCCGAACCGATCCGCTACGGCGAGGCCGAGCGCCGGGCGGTCTACGAGTCGCTGAACTCGATCGGGGACAGCGAGGACGTCGACTTCGTCCTCCTGGGCTGCCCGCACGCTTCGCTGGAGCAGGTCGGCCGGGTCGCTCGCGCGCTGGAGGGGCGCACGCTTTCGTCCGGGTGCGAACTGTGGCTGATGACCCCCCGCGCGTTGCGGACGGTCGCCGACCGCAACGGCTGGACCGAAACCATCCGGCGGGCCGGCGGGCGCGTGCTCACCGACTCCTGCCCGGCGATGTCGCGCGTCGCTCCGGAAGGCACGAGGGTGTTCGCGACCGACTCCGCGAAGCAGGCCCACTACCTGCCCGCGATCCTCGGGATCGAGGCGTGGTTCGGCACGCTCGAGGACTGTGTCGACGCCGCCGTCACCGGGCGGTGGCGCGGCTCGCTCGGGAAGGCAGCTCGATGA